One window from the genome of Zerene cesonia ecotype Mississippi chromosome 1, Zerene_cesonia_1.1, whole genome shotgun sequence encodes:
- the LOC119828476 gene encoding zinc finger protein SNAI2-like, whose protein sequence is MLVEDSQTARALITKKYAHCPLKKRPVLVREERPATPPTTPPHPAHMSTRFYSDYNCDMENDEPENLSTKPEDLSKTGNYPNKASSPVATAAVKIEPREWPQQQLDYLAACRARLEPTTELARPTPQYAYLPTLYPSYPLEEFYPAAPALSPPTHPQMYARYSPASPPSSCSPPPCPEDLRSPGSVSSDSGVSVSAPRRPRYQCPDCAKSYSTYSGLSKHQQYHCAAAEGSLARKSFSCKYCAKVYTSLGALKMHIRTHTLPCKCHLCGKAFSRPWLLQGHIRTHTGEKPFSCHHCRRAFADRSNLRAHLQTHSDVKKYSCSGCGKTFSRMSLLSKHLESGCGAPGSSPYEYRPETLSTGHPTLSPAAAVHAY, encoded by the exons ATGCTGGTCGAAGATTCTCAGACCGCTCGTGCGTTAATAACGAAGAAGTACGCACATTGTCCGTTGAAGAAGCGGCCCGTACTGGTACGGGAGGAGCGGCCAGCGACACCGCCCACTACGCCGCCTCATCCCGCCCACATGTCTACGCGATTTTATTCTGATTATAatt GTGATATGGAAAATGACGAACCAGAAAACCTCAGTACTAAACCCGAAGATCTGTCTAAAACTGGAAATTACCCAAACAAAGCTTCATCGCCAGTAGCGACTGCTGCGGTGAAAATAGAACCAAGGGAATGGCCCCAACAGCAGCTAGACTATCTAGCTGCGTGTCGCGCCCGCCTCGAACCGACCACTGAACTCGCTCGACCCACGCCACAGTACGCTTATCTGCCCACACTTTATCCATCATACCCTTTGGAAGAATTTTATCCTGCAGCGCCGGCATTATCACCACCTACGCATCCTCAAATGTACGCCCGCTACTCGCCAGCCTCTCCACCTTCTTCTTGTTCACCACCTCCCTGCCCAGAAGACTTACGATCACCTGGATCAGTTTCATCAGACTCGGGTGTCTCAGTATCAGCACCACGTCGGCCACGTTACCAATGTCCGGATTGCGCAAAGTCATATTCGACCTACTCTGGGCTCTCAAAACATCAGCAATATCATTGTGCTGCAGCTGAAGGAAGCTTAGCTAGAAAGTCGTTTAGCTGCAAGTACTGTGCAAAAGTATACACATCACTCGGTGCACTGAAGATGCACATAAGAACGCACACGTTACCTTGCAAATGTCACCTGTGTGGAAAAGCATTTTCCCGTCCTTGGCTACTGCAAGGACACATTCGAACTCACACCGGCGAGAAACCCTTTTCGTGCCATCATTGCCGCCGTGCGTTTGCCGACCGTTCAAATCTGAGAGCGCATCTGCAAACTCACTCTGatgttaaaaagtattcatGTTCGGGCTGCGGTAAGACATTTTCTCGTATGTCCCTACTGAGCAAGCACTTAGAGAGTGGTTGTGGAGCGCCAGGGTCCTCTCCGTACGAATACCGCCCTGAAACACTTTCTACGGGACACCCGACGTTATCACCCGCAGCTGCTGTCCACGCCTATTAA